The Anabas testudineus chromosome 11, fAnaTes1.2, whole genome shotgun sequence genome has a segment encoding these proteins:
- the LOC113153635 gene encoding hepatic lectin-like, which produces MSHSKCYREGEAPPFQQTRSNRRSKVTAERVALLVLSALLAAALIVIYRLSFVYFHTMKNLQTLKDEVEVLRTNLTGEPHPYLTCDRGWEQHGGKCYYFSTSGRSWEESRYFCRRRGGDLVKIDSREEQLFLELRLREEMNFVDDHFWIGLTDVREEGKWLWVDGSPLDTSLTFWSGTEPDDWKDEHPDGEDCASMGEKHGAADLKCWFDRPCNMHQSIICEKPVEIGRY; this is translated from the exons ATGAGCCACTCAAAGTGCTACAGAGAAG GTGAAGCTCCTCCCTTCCAACAAACAAGATCAaacagaaggtcaaaggtcacagcagagagagtggccctgctggttctcagtgctctgctggcagctgctcttattgttatttaccgtctct cttttgtttATTTCCACACCATGAAAAATCTCCAAACTCTGAAAGACGAGGTTGAAGTTTTGAGGACAAATCTCACAG GTGAACCTCATCCTTATCTAACGTGTGACAGAGGCTGGGAGCAACATGGAGGAAAGTGCTATTATTTTTCCACCAGTGGTCGGTCCTGGGAAGAAAGCAGATATTTCTGTCGGAGACGAGGAGGAGATCTGGTGAagatagacagcagagaggaacag TTGTTCTTGGAGCTCAGactgagagaagagatgaaTTTTGTTGACGACCATTTCTGGATCGGGCTGACAGACGTAAGGGAAGAAGGGAAATGGTTGTGGGTGGACGGCTCCCCACTGGACACAAG tttgactttttgGAGTGGCACAGAGCCCGACGACTGGAAGGACGAACATCCTGATGGAGAGGACTGTGCCAGCATGGGAGAGAAACATGGAGCTGCAGACCTGAAGTGTTGGTTCGATAGACCCTGCAACATGCATCAGAGTATTATATGTGAGAAACCAGTGGAAATAGGACGATATTAG